CGACCGGCGGGCGGGCGATGCACGATCCATGCACGTACCGCGGGATTGAAATCGCGCGCCTTGACCGGCTTGAGCTTGTCGCGAAACGCGCTCCGCTTCAATGCAATCGGCGTCACCAGGCCGACACCGAGGCCGCGCGCGACCAGGGACAGGCGAAGCTCGCTGTCGAGCGCCTCCACGGCAACGGCGAACGGCAGATGCTCGGCATCGAACCGGCGCTTGAGCGTGTCGCGAAAGCCGCAGCCGTCCTGATTGATCACCCATGACAACTGCGACAGGCGCTCGAGATCAACGATGCGCGGGATCTTCATGCCGCGCGCAACGACGAACACGACCGGCTGCGCGCCGAGATCGTCGGCGACGAGATCGGCGGGCGGCACTGCGCCGTCGGGCAGGCAGACCGCGGCAGCATCGAGCTCGTTCCGACAAACCCGCTCGACCTGGTTGGGCGACCAGCCCGAGACGACGCGGACGCTGAGCGCCGGAAATTCGGCGCGCACGGCATCGAGCGGCGCAGTCAGCCCGGCCTCGGAGAGAAATGGCGTGAGGCCAAGCCTGAACTCGCCGCGCACCACGCCGTCATTGGCGACACCCGACTTGAGATCGTCCAGCATCCGGAGCAGACGCCGGCCCTGCTCATAGGCCTCATGGCCTGCGGCCGTCGGCTTCAGCGGCTTCGAGAGCCGGTCCAGGAGCTGCGCACCCAGCATCTCCTCGAGATTCTGGATGCGCCGTGTCACGCCGGGCTGGGTGAGGTTGAGGCGCACGGAGGCCGCAACGATCGATCCGGTCTCGACCACCGCGACGAAGGCGACTAGGTCATGGGTATTCATAACTAACTCGCATATTCTTTATAGGCTTATTTGAATTGTAGCATATTAGCAGACCCGCTTAAAGGGACCCGCGTCACAGCCCCGCGAGGTCCCATGACCATTTCCGAAACCACCAAGCTTGCGTCTCCGAAGCAGCTTGCCGAGCGATCCCTGATCTGGCTCGGCGCCGTCACCACTGGCGTCGTCGTCACCAATCTGTTTGCGCCGCAGATTTTGGTCGGCCTGATCGGCCGGTCGCTGGCCATGACCGCCTGGCAGGCGGGCCTGGTCAGCACGTTGACGCTGCTCGGCTACGCGCTCGGCCTCTTGCTGCTCGTGCCACTCGTCGATCTCATCGAGAACCGCCGCCTGATCCTGCGGACACTCGGCTGCGCCATCCTGGCGGCGCTAGCGACGGCACTCGCGCCGACGCCGTCGCTCCTGCTGCTTGCCACCTTTGTCCTCGGCGCCTCCTGCGCGGCGATCCAGATGATGGTTCCGCTCGTGGCATCCATGGTGGCACCCGCACGTCGCGGCCAGGCCATCGGCGAGGTGATGAGCGGATTGATGATCGGCATCCTGCTGTCGCGGCCCGCAGCGAGCCTGATCGCCGATCTCTGGAACTGGCGCGCCTACTATCTCGTCTCGGCCATCCTGATGGCGCTCCTCCTCGGCGCGCTCGGCCGTTATCTGCCGACGCTTCAACCGGCGGCCGGTGCGAGCTACGGCAAATTGCTGCGTTCCTTCCCAAGGCTGCTGCGGGAAGAGCCCGTGCTGCGCGTGCGGGCCTGGACCGCGGCCCTCGTCATGGCGTCCTTCACCGCTTTCTGGGCCGCGGTCGCGCTGCGGCTGCCGGACGCGCCGTTTGTCCTCGACGCCAAGGGAATTGCGGCTTTCGCGCTGATCGGCGTGGCCGGCGCCGCAGCGACACCGCTGGCCGGCCGCTGGGGCGACAGGGGCTGGGCACGCCCGATGCTTCTTGCGGCTCATCTGCTCATCATCGGCTCGCTCGTGCTCTGTGCCTTGGCCGGTGTGATGGAATCGCGCATGGCCGCCCTGATTGTGCTGAGCCTAGGCACGATCCTGCTCGACGTCGGCATCACCACCGACCAGACGTTGGGCCGCCGCGCCATCAACCTGCTGCGTCCCGAAGCGCGTGGCCGCATCAACGGCCTGTTCGTTGCGCTGTTCTTCATCGGCGGTGGCGTCGGCGCTGCCGCGGCATCGCTGGCCTGGACTTACGGCGGCTGGACGATGGTCTGTGCCGTCGCGGCGGGTTTTGGCGTGCTCGGTCTCGTTACGGATCTCGTCACGAGGACGGGAACGTCATGATCGGGGTGATCGGGATGATGATTGCGCGAGCCATCGCAACACGCCCCTGCCCGCGGCAGCACCCGTCGCAAACGATGCCTGCAGCAGATAGCCGCCGGTGGGCGCTTCCCAGTCCAGCATCTCACCGGCAGCGAACACGCCCGGCAGCTTGCGGATCATGAAGTCCGGGTCGATCTCATCGAAGGCGATGCCACCGGCACTCGAGATCGCGCGCGCGATCGGCGCAACGCCGCTGAGCCTGATTGTCACGGCGTTGACGAGCTCCGCCAGTCGCTCAGCCGGCATTGCCGATAATGATACGCCTAGCCCGATCGCCGCTTCCTGCAACAATCCGAGCGCAACAGGCGAAAGCTGCACGGCTTTGCGCAGAAAATTGGAGAACGACTGTTTTCCGCGCGACGCCGACAGACGCCTGACCAGCTCGGCACGATCGAGGTCAGGCCGCAAGGCGACCTTGAGAGCAGTCTCGCCTCGCGCCGCGATCGCCTCGCGCAGTTCGGCCGACAGCGCGTAGACCGCGCCGCCTTCGATGCCGGTCCGCGTGACGATGGCCTCGCCGCGCACGCGGTGCGGGCCGAAGCTCAGGCCGATGCCCTTGAGCGGCTGGCCTTCGAAGCGCGTGCGGAAGACATCGGACCAGGCGATGGTGAAGCCGCAATTCGCGGGCCGCAGTGGGGCAATCGCGACGCCCTTGCCGGCCAGGATTGTCGTCCAGCCGCCGTCGGAGCCAAGCCGGGGCCAGCTTGCGCCGCCGAGTGCCAGCACGGTGACGTTGGCTGCAACAGCGGACGTGCCGCCGTGTGTCTGAAGCAGCAGCCTGCCCTCGTGGTCCCAACCGGTCCAACGATGGCGAAAGGCAAAGCGCACACCGCCGGCATCGAGCCGCCGCAGCCAGGCGCGCAGCAACGGCGATGCCTTGAACGCCTTTGGAAAGACGCGGCCGCTCGACCCGACGAAGGTCGGCTCACCCAAGCGTTCGCACCAGGCGCGCAACGCATCCGGCGGGAACGCATCGATCGCAGCTTGCAGGTTCGGCGCCGCCTCGCGGTAGCGCGCCATGAACTGCGGCAGCGGCTCGCTGTGCGTGAGGTTGAGCCCACCGCGGCCGGCCATCAGGAATTTGCGGCCCGCAGACGGCATCGCATCATAGACGGTGACGCGGGCACCGCCCTGCGCCAGCACCTCAGCCGCCATCAGCCCGGCGGGACCGGCGCCGATGATTGCGACGTGGTTTTCGGTTGAGGTCATGGCGGGAGTTTAGACGATGCTTGAGGCGGCAGAACAGGTCGCCATGCCCGGGTCTGTCCCGGGCATCCACGAGACGCCGCGGATATGGTGCCGAAGACGTGGATGGCCGGGACAAGCCCGGCCATGACGAAGACTCCAGGGCGCGCCCGCTTGGGCGCGAGCCCGGAATGACGGTGGTTAGAGCTTAATTCCAGCGCGCGCCGCCGCCTGCGCCACGTATTTCTGCGTCTGCTCGAACGCGCCCGCGAGCGCCTTGGCCTTCGACATGTCGCTGATGTCAGCGAAACGAGCAGCAACCGCGTCCGGAGTCCATTCGGATTCCGGCAGGTTGATGCCCTCGCTTTCCAAAATCTTGATCACCGCGAAAGAGCCGGCGCCGGCGCCCATGATGGTGCGGGTGGGCGCATCCTCGCTGAGGAGATATTCGACCGCCGGCGTGATCGCGTTCGGCTTCATCAGTTGCAACGCCTGGGGCGGCAACAGCTCCTCGGTCATACGGGTGGCGGCCGTCGGCGAGACGATGTTGACGCGGATATCGTTCTTGCGGCCCTCCTCGGCGAGCACGTTCATCAGGCCGACCATGCCCGACTTAGCCGCGCCGTAGTTGGCCTGGCCGAAATTGCCGTAGAGACCGGACGACGAGGTGGTCAGCACGATGCGACCATAGTTGCGGTCGCGCATGCCGGCCCAGGCCGCCTTGCAGCAGTAGAAGGTGCCGACCAGATGCACGTCGAGCACCTTCTGGAAATCGGCGACCTCCATCTTGCCGAACGACTTGTCGCGCAGGATGCCGGCGTTGGCGCACATGAGGTCGACGCTGCCCCATTCCTCGGTGGCGCGCTCGACCATGGCGGTGACCTGCTCGAAATTGGACACATCGGCGCCGTCGGCCATCGCGGTGCCGCCGGCCTTGCGGATCTCCTCGACCACGGCTTCCGCCGGCGAGAGCGAACCGCCGGTGCCGTCGCGCGCGCCGCCGAAATCGTTGACCACGACCTTGGCGCCACGGCTCGCCAGCCCCAGCGCATGCGCCCGCCCCAGACCATTGCCCGCGCCCGTGACGATGGCGACGCGTCCGTCAAACCTGATTGCCATGAGTGAAGTCCTGTTCTTCCCTTTCCTTCTCCCCTTGTGGGAGAAGGTGGCGCGAAGCGCCGGATGAGGGGTCTCTCTCCACAGATGCGCTCGCGGAGAGAGACCCCTCACCCGCCTCGCGCTCCGCGAGGGACCCTCTCCCACAAGGGGAGAGGGTCCGAGCGCATCGATCGGAGAGCTTTTGAGCAGCGATGGATTGCCGGGTCAAGCCCGGCAATGACGAGGACATCTAGCCGAAATAGATCAACCCGAGCCACTCGGCGACCAGCGCCGGCTTGTCCTCGCCTTCGATCTCCACCGTGACATTGGTGCGGGACTGCAATTCGTTGGGCTTGCGCAGCTTGGCCTCGGCCAGCACGAAACGGCCGCGGACGCGCTTTCCGGCGCGAACCGGCGAGATGAAGCGCAGCTTGTCGAACCCGTAGTTCACACCCATCGTGGTACCGGCAATGACTGGCATCACCTCGTAGGACATGATCGACAACAGCGACATCGTCAGGAAGCCGTGTGCGATGGTGGTGCCGAACGCGGTCTCTTTCTTCGCGCGCTCGGGATCGACGTGGATGAACTGGTGATCCTCGATCACGTCGGCATAGGTGTTGATGCGGGGCTGGTCGATCAGGTGCCACGACGACACGCCGACCTCCTTGCCGACCAGGGCCTGATAGGCCTGAAGCGTGATCGGCGGCTTCTTCCAGACTTCGTTCACTTAGGTCTCACTCCGGGTTTTCGGCAGCTCCGGAAAGTCCTCTTCCCGGAATTCGCGACCGCGCAAGGGATCGGTGCGATCGTCGTCGCGTTCGAGCCGACGTAGCTGCACGCGGCGAATTTTTCCCGAGATCGTCTTCGGCAGCTCGGTGACGATCTCGATGCGGCGGATGCGTTTGAACGGCGCAAGGCGCGTATGGAGGTGCGTGAAGATCGAGAGCGCGGTCTCCGGTGTCCGCTCCGCGTCCGAGGTCAGCAGCACGAACGCCTTGGGAATCGCGAGTCGGATCGGATCGGGACTCGGCACCACGGCGGCTTCCGCGACCAGTTCATGCTCCAGCAGCACGCTCTCCAGCTCGAACGGGCTGATGCGGTAGTCGGATGACTTGAAGACGTCGTCGGAGCGGCCGACGAAGGTGAGATAGCCCTCCTCGTCCGCGAACACGACGTCGCCGCTGCGATAGAGCGTGCCTTCTGCGCCCGACAACTTGCCGTCGTCGCCCTGGTAGCCCTGCATCAAGCCGGCGGGACGCTCAGTGCCGAGCAGCAAGGTCACTTCGCCCTCTTTCGCCGCATGCCCGTCGGCGTCGCTGATCTGCACGCGATAGCCCGGCAGCGGCCGGCCCATCGAGCCGACCTTCACCTTCTGGCCCGGTGAGTTGCCGGCAAGCGCCGCCGTCTCGGTCTGGCCGTAGCCGTCGCGGATGGTGAGGCCCCAGGCCGCCCTTACCTGGTCGATCACCTCCGGATTGAGCGGCTCGCCGGCGCCGCAGACTTCGCGCAAGGCCACCTTGAAGGACGCGAGGTCCTCCTGGATGAAGAGCCGCCACACCGTCGGCGGCGCGCACAACGTGGTGACGCCGCAGCGGCCGATGGTGGCGAGCAGGCTTTTCGCATCGAAGCGCGACTGGTTGACCACGAACACGGCAGCACCGGCATTCCAGGGCGCAAAAAAGCAGCTCCAAGCGTGCTTGGCCCAGCCGGGCGAGGAAATGTTGAGGTGGACGTCGCCGGGCTTCAGCCCGATCCAGTACATCGTGGAGAGATGTCCGACGGGATAGCTGCGTTGGCTGTGCCGCACCAGCTTCGGCTTCGCCGTGGTGCCCGAGGTGAAATAGAGCAGCATCGGGTCGTCGGCGTTGGTCGGACCATCGGGCGTGAAACTCTCCGACGCTTTCGCCGCCTCATCGTAGCCAAGCCAGCCATCGGAGGCCGCCCCGACCATGATGCGGACGAGCCCTTCGGCACCAAGGCTTGCGAACTTCGCGACCTGATCCTGCGCTGCGACCACTGCCCTCGCCTTGCCGCGATCGAGCCGGTCGCGCAGCTCATCGGCGGTCAGCAGCGTGGTCGCGGGAATCACGACGACGCCGAGCTTCATTGCCGCGAGCATGGTCTCCCACAGCGGAACCACATTGCCGAGCAGAAGCAGAAGATGATCGCCGCGCTTCAGGCCCTGCGCGCGCAGGAAGTTCGCGACCTGATTGGAGCGGCGCGACAGCGTTTCGAAAGACAGCTTGGTCTGCCGGTCCTGTGCAGCGTCGACGATCCAGAGCGCGGGCCGGTCCTTGCTCTCTGCATTCGCCGCCAGCTCGGCGTCGAACCAGTCGAGCGCCCAGTTGAAGGGAACCGGATCAGGCCAGCGGAAACCCTTGACCGCTGTCTCGTAATCCGTGCGGTGTTGCAGAAGGAACGCGCGCGCTTCCTGAAATGTCGTCATCAAGTTTTCCCGGCCAGCCCCCTAACGTGCTTGATAATTCCGGAAAAATCCACCCCGCCATGGCCGGCTGCATCGAAAGACTGATAGATCTCCTGCGCATGCTTGCCGAGCGGGGTCGCTGCACCCGCGGCCTTCGCGGCGTCCTGCGCGAGCGTCAGGTCCTTGACCATCAGCGCCGAGGCGAAGCCCGGCTTGTAGTCGTTGTTGGCGGGCGAGGTCGGTACCGGGCCCGGCACCGGGCAATAGCTCGTCAGCGACCAGCACTGGCCCGACGAGGTCGAGGCGACGTCGAACAGCGCCTGGTGCGAAAGCCCAAGCTTCTCGGCGAGCGCAAAGGCCTCGCTCACGGCGATCATGGAAATGCCGAGGATCATGTTGTTGCAGATCTTCGCCGCTTGCCCCGCGCCGGCGCCGCCGCAGTGCACGATCTTCTTGCCCATCGTCTCCAGCACGGGTTTCGCCGTCGCAAACGCCCTCTCGTCGCCGCCGCACATGAAGGTGAGCGTCGCGCCCTTGGCGCCGCCTGTTCCGCCGGAGACCGGCGCATCGACCGACAGCACGCCCTGCTTTGCCGCGAGCGCATGCGCCTGTCGCGCGCTTTCGACGTCGATGGTCGAGCTGTCGATGATCAGCGCGCCCTTGGCCATCGCGGGGACGACATCATTCCAGACGCCGAGAACATGCTTGCCGGCTGGCAGCATGGTGACGACGACATCGGCGCCCTTCACGGCGCCTGTCGCGCTCTCGGCAATGCTGGCGCCATCGGCCTTGGCCTGATTGCGCGAGGCCTCGACCAAGTCGAATGCAACGACCTTGTTGCCGGCTTTGACCAAATTGGCCGCCATCGGGCCGCCCATATTGCCGAGACCGATGAATGCGATCGTGGTCATCTTCGTTCCTCCGCTGATGCGCGCTTCGCTCTGTTATTTGAATTTCAGCTCGTCGGCGCCGATCTCGGCAAAATACCGCGCAACCATGTCGGGCGTGACGTCCTCGATCCGCGGCGGCGACCAGGTCGGGTTGCGGTCCTTGTCGATCACGGCGGCACGCACCCCCTCGCGGAAATCGTCGCTGCGGAAGACTTCCAGCGCCGCGCGATATTCGCGCACCAGGCACTCTTCCAGGTTAGAGGCCTTGCGTGCGAGCCGCAGCAGCTTCAACGTCACCACCATGCCGCGCGGCGACTTCTCGCCGAGTGTCTTCAGCGTGGCCATCGCGAACTCCGAGGCGTCGTGCTCGAGCGCGGCGACGATGTCTTCCATGCGATCAAACGCAAACAGCGCATCGATCGTCGCCTGCTTCGCAGCCACGGGTCCGGCTGCCTCGCCGGTCGCAAAGCCGTCGATGAGCTTGCTGATCTCGGCCGCGGTCACGCCAGGGCGCACTTTCGTCAGCGCCTCGCGCAGCGCCGGCAGTTTTGCGGCAGGCACGACGGCGTCGGCAAACCTCGCGTGTATCGCATCCGGGCCGTTCATGGTCTGGCCGGTCAGGCCGAAATAGGTGCCGATCTCGCCGGGCGCGTGTGACAACAAATAAGTGCCGCCGACGTCGGGGAAGAAGCCGAGGCCGACCTCGGGCATCGCAAGCTTGGTGCGATCTGTGACCACGCGATGGCTCGCATGCCCGGAGAGGCCGACGCCGCCGCCCATCACGATGCCGTCCATGAAGGCGACGTAGGGTTTGGGAAATTCCTTGATCCGGGCGTTGAGGATGTATTCCTCGCGCCACAGGATCTTGCCGAGATCGCCGTTGACCCTCGAGCTTTCCCAGAGCGCGCGGATATCGCCGCCGGCACACAGGCCGCGCTCGCCGGCCCCTTCCAGCAGGATCACGGCAACGGCAGGATCGGCTTCGAAGCGATCGAGCGCCTTGTCGATGTCGCGAAACATCTCCAGCGTCACGGCGTTGATCGCCTTGGGACGGTTGAGCCGGATCACGCCGGCCGCACCTTCGACGCGCGCGACCAGGTCCCCCTCTTCCACCGCCGTCATCGCGCGCCCTCGATCAGTTTGCGCGCCACGATGAGCCGCATGATTTCATTGGTGCCTTCGAGGATCTGGTGCACACGCAGGTCGCGCACGATCTTCTCAATGCCGTATTCACTCAGGTACCCGTAGCCGCCGTGAAGCTGCAGCGCATTGTTGGCGACCTCGAACCCGATATCGGTGCCAAAGCGCTTCGCCATTGCGCAGAGCATGGTGGCGTCGGCATCCTTGCGATCCAGCGCCGCCGCTGCGCGCCACAGGAAGGTGCGCGCGGCTTCCAACTCGATCGCCATGTCGGCGAGGCGGAATTGCAGCGCCTGGAATTCGTCGAGCCGCTTGCCGAAGGCCTTGCGCTCCTTCATGTAGGCGCGTGCCTTGTCGAGCGCGGCCTGCGCGCCGCCGAGCGAGCACGCGGTGATGTTGAGGCGGCCGCCGTCGAGGCCGGCCATCGCGATTCTGAAGCCAACGCCCTCTTCGCTGAGGCGATTGGCCACCGGCACGCGCGCATTTTCGAACATCACGGCGCGGGTCGGCTGCGCATTCCAGCCCATCTTGCGCTCGTTGACGCCGAACGAGACCCCCGGCGTCTTGCCGTCGATGACCAGCGTCGAGATGCCGCCGGGACCCTCGCCGCCGGTCCGCACCATCGCGACGAGAATGTCGGTGCCGCCGGCACCCGAGATGAACTGCTTCTGGCCGTTGAGAATGTAATGATCACCGTCGCGCACAGCGCGGGTGCGCAGCGCGGCCGCATCGGAGCCGGCGCCCGGCTCAGTGAGGCAATAGCTCGCGATC
The DNA window shown above is from Bradyrhizobium sp. CB1650 and carries:
- a CDS encoding LysR family transcriptional regulator, whose product is MNTHDLVAFVAVVETGSIVAASVRLNLTQPGVTRRIQNLEEMLGAQLLDRLSKPLKPTAAGHEAYEQGRRLLRMLDDLKSGVANDGVVRGEFRLGLTPFLSEAGLTAPLDAVRAEFPALSVRVVSGWSPNQVERVCRNELDAAAVCLPDGAVPPADLVADDLGAQPVVFVVARGMKIPRIVDLERLSQLSWVINQDGCGFRDTLKRRFDAEHLPFAVAVEALDSELRLSLVARGLGVGLVTPIALKRSAFRDKLKPVKARDFNPAVRAWIVHRPPAGRLARPIKLFRDELDRELQALIGA
- a CDS encoding MFS transporter, with the translated sequence MTISETTKLASPKQLAERSLIWLGAVTTGVVVTNLFAPQILVGLIGRSLAMTAWQAGLVSTLTLLGYALGLLLLVPLVDLIENRRLILRTLGCAILAALATALAPTPSLLLLATFVLGASCAAIQMMVPLVASMVAPARRGQAIGEVMSGLMIGILLSRPAASLIADLWNWRAYYLVSAILMALLLGALGRYLPTLQPAAGASYGKLLRSFPRLLREEPVLRVRAWTAALVMASFTAFWAAVALRLPDAPFVLDAKGIAAFALIGVAGAAATPLAGRWGDRGWARPMLLAAHLLIIGSLVLCALAGVMESRMAALIVLSLGTILLDVGITTDQTLGRRAINLLRPEARGRINGLFVALFFIGGGVGAAAASLAWTYGGWTMVCAVAAGFGVLGLVTDLVTRTGTS
- a CDS encoding TIGR03862 family flavoprotein → MTSTENHVAIIGAGPAGLMAAEVLAQGGARVTVYDAMPSAGRKFLMAGRGGLNLTHSEPLPQFMARYREAAPNLQAAIDAFPPDALRAWCERLGEPTFVGSSGRVFPKAFKASPLLRAWLRRLDAGGVRFAFRHRWTGWDHEGRLLLQTHGGTSAVAANVTVLALGGASWPRLGSDGGWTTILAGKGVAIAPLRPANCGFTIAWSDVFRTRFEGQPLKGIGLSFGPHRVRGEAIVTRTGIEGGAVYALSAELREAIAARGETALKVALRPDLDRAELVRRLSASRGKQSFSNFLRKAVQLSPVALGLLQEAAIGLGVSLSAMPAERLAELVNAVTIRLSGVAPIARAISSAGGIAFDEIDPDFMIRKLPGVFAAGEMLDWEAPTGGYLLQASFATGAAAGRGVLRWLAQSSSRSPRS
- a CDS encoding SDR family NAD(P)-dependent oxidoreductase; translated protein: MAIRFDGRVAIVTGAGNGLGRAHALGLASRGAKVVVNDFGGARDGTGGSLSPAEAVVEEIRKAGGTAMADGADVSNFEQVTAMVERATEEWGSVDLMCANAGILRDKSFGKMEVADFQKVLDVHLVGTFYCCKAAWAGMRDRNYGRIVLTTSSSGLYGNFGQANYGAAKSGMVGLMNVLAEEGRKNDIRVNIVSPTAATRMTEELLPPQALQLMKPNAITPAVEYLLSEDAPTRTIMGAGAGSFAVIKILESEGINLPESEWTPDAVAARFADISDMSKAKALAGAFEQTQKYVAQAAARAGIKL
- a CDS encoding MaoC family dehydratase — encoded protein: MNEVWKKPPITLQAYQALVGKEVGVSSWHLIDQPRINTYADVIEDHQFIHVDPERAKKETAFGTTIAHGFLTMSLLSIMSYEVMPVIAGTTMGVNYGFDKLRFISPVRAGKRVRGRFVLAEAKLRKPNELQSRTNVTVEIEGEDKPALVAEWLGLIYFG
- a CDS encoding AMP-binding protein, whose translation is MTTFQEARAFLLQHRTDYETAVKGFRWPDPVPFNWALDWFDAELAANAESKDRPALWIVDAAQDRQTKLSFETLSRRSNQVANFLRAQGLKRGDHLLLLLGNVVPLWETMLAAMKLGVVVIPATTLLTADELRDRLDRGKARAVVAAQDQVAKFASLGAEGLVRIMVGAASDGWLGYDEAAKASESFTPDGPTNADDPMLLYFTSGTTAKPKLVRHSQRSYPVGHLSTMYWIGLKPGDVHLNISSPGWAKHAWSCFFAPWNAGAAVFVVNQSRFDAKSLLATIGRCGVTTLCAPPTVWRLFIQEDLASFKVALREVCGAGEPLNPEVIDQVRAAWGLTIRDGYGQTETAALAGNSPGQKVKVGSMGRPLPGYRVQISDADGHAAKEGEVTLLLGTERPAGLMQGYQGDDGKLSGAEGTLYRSGDVVFADEEGYLTFVGRSDDVFKSSDYRISPFELESVLLEHELVAEAAVVPSPDPIRLAIPKAFVLLTSDAERTPETALSIFTHLHTRLAPFKRIRRIEIVTELPKTISGKIRRVQLRRLERDDDRTDPLRGREFREEDFPELPKTRSET
- the mmsB gene encoding 3-hydroxyisobutyrate dehydrogenase, producing MTTIAFIGLGNMGGPMAANLVKAGNKVVAFDLVEASRNQAKADGASIAESATGAVKGADVVVTMLPAGKHVLGVWNDVVPAMAKGALIIDSSTIDVESARQAHALAAKQGVLSVDAPVSGGTGGAKGATLTFMCGGDERAFATAKPVLETMGKKIVHCGGAGAGQAAKICNNMILGISMIAVSEAFALAEKLGLSHQALFDVASTSSGQCWSLTSYCPVPGPVPTSPANNDYKPGFASALMVKDLTLAQDAAKAAGAATPLGKHAQEIYQSFDAAGHGGVDFSGIIKHVRGLAGKT
- a CDS encoding enoyl-CoA hydratase/isomerase family protein, which translates into the protein MTAVEEGDLVARVEGAAGVIRLNRPKAINAVTLEMFRDIDKALDRFEADPAVAVILLEGAGERGLCAGGDIRALWESSRVNGDLGKILWREEYILNARIKEFPKPYVAFMDGIVMGGGVGLSGHASHRVVTDRTKLAMPEVGLGFFPDVGGTYLLSHAPGEIGTYFGLTGQTMNGPDAIHARFADAVVPAAKLPALREALTKVRPGVTAAEISKLIDGFATGEAAGPVAAKQATIDALFAFDRMEDIVAALEHDASEFAMATLKTLGEKSPRGMVVTLKLLRLARKASNLEECLVREYRAALEVFRSDDFREGVRAAVIDKDRNPTWSPPRIEDVTPDMVARYFAEIGADELKFK
- a CDS encoding isobutyryl-CoA dehydrogenase, with translation MQFALNEDQIAVRDMALAFAAEKIAPHALRWDEEKYFPVEVMREAAALGMGGIYIRDDVGGSAMTRFDAALIFEALATGCPTTSAFISIHNMASWMIDAFGSDTQRQKWLPKLCTMELIASYCLTEPGAGSDAAALRTRAVRDGDHYILNGQKQFISGAGGTDILVAMVRTGGEGPGGISTLVIDGKTPGVSFGVNERKMGWNAQPTRAVMFENARVPVANRLSEEGVGFRIAMAGLDGGRLNITACSLGGAQAALDKARAYMKERKAFGKRLDEFQALQFRLADMAIELEAARTFLWRAAAALDRKDADATMLCAMAKRFGTDIGFEVANNALQLHGGYGYLSEYGIEKIVRDLRVHQILEGTNEIMRLIVARKLIEGAR